A single region of the Acidobacteriota bacterium genome encodes:
- a CDS encoding aldolase/citrate lyase family protein — MRKNKLKQQLSSGEPTLATHLHSIWPSVVEVVGHTGVFDYVEFVAEYAPFDLNSLDNFCRAVELHDMSAIIKVDQEPRGFLAQRGIGSGFQGVLFSDCRTVEDVRECIRAVKPETPEAGGHHGVATRRITYMRYGGSAEYARALDETVVALMIEKNTAVEQLDEILDLGGIDMIQWGPADYSLSIGRPGEWRQSDIKAVERRVIEAGLEAGIPPRAEIESVDQAKYYLDLGVRHFALGTDVMVLFHWLKENGENLRKALEGS; from the coding sequence GTGAGGAAAAACAAGCTCAAGCAACAGCTCAGTTCCGGTGAGCCCACGCTGGCCACCCATCTGCACAGCATCTGGCCCTCTGTGGTGGAGGTGGTGGGTCACACGGGCGTCTTCGACTACGTGGAGTTCGTGGCCGAATATGCTCCCTTCGACCTGAACTCGCTGGACAATTTCTGCCGGGCCGTCGAGCTCCATGACATGTCGGCCATCATCAAGGTAGACCAGGAACCGCGTGGCTTTCTGGCCCAGCGCGGCATCGGGTCCGGCTTTCAGGGAGTCCTGTTCTCGGACTGTCGGACCGTGGAGGACGTGCGGGAGTGCATTCGGGCCGTAAAGCCGGAGACCCCCGAGGCCGGCGGCCATCACGGGGTGGCTACGCGCCGCATCACCTACATGAGGTACGGAGGGTCAGCGGAGTACGCCCGGGCCCTGGATGAAACGGTTGTGGCGCTGATGATCGAAAAGAACACGGCGGTGGAGCAACTGGACGAGATCCTGGACCTGGGTGGCATCGACATGATTCAGTGGGGTCCGGCCGACTACTCGCTCAGCATCGGGCGGCCCGGGGAGTGGCGCCAGTCGGACATCAAGGCGGTGGAGCGGCGGGTCATCGAAGCCGGCCTGGAGGCCGGCATTCCTCCGCGGGCGGAAATCGAAAGTGTCGACCAGGCCAAGTACTACCTGGATCTGGGCGTGCGCCACTTCGCCCTGGGAACCGACGTCATGGTTCTTTTCCACTGGCTGAAGGAGAACGGGGAAAATCTGAGGAAGGCGCTGGAGGGATCCTGA